The Kryptolebias marmoratus isolate JLee-2015 linkage group LG7, ASM164957v2, whole genome shotgun sequence region ATTAGTTTGCCAATTTCCACCACTAGCACTGCATTAATGAGAGGTTTTCAGACGTTACACAGAGTCTAATGTTCTGTAATGTGCTGATGCCAAAGCCCAACAAGATACTGTATCCTACAATCTCAGGAGCTAATAGAACAGCTACTGAAGTCAAGAACAGCTCTACTTGCTtcttttatcacctgctgcagaaaatcaaaaggcaggtgattatgtttctgctcatgtatgtgtgtgttgtgtttgtctggaaagattttaataaaacattatgaaAGTAACTgttagatgaacatctacaacggACTAGCTTTTGgagtggctgccacagccaactaatctTAAGTAACACACCAATAGttataactcagacaattttacggatgttgagctaaactttggtgtggtagaagatGAGCATCACCCCCATTTGGTACTATGAGTGCTTCTGATGcacaaaaactttgtttaaaactttgccactaACTATTTGGGattaactttgtctgtctgttagcaaaatatctcttgaacaaCTGgccagattttaatcaaacttagatagtaatcattggatgaaaaTCTACAAATGATAACTTTTTAGAGTCCACCCAATTCAACAAGACTGCCACAGGTAACGGATCCTaaccaaaacagaaatgtttatatcttatatttacagatttttaactaatatttgatgtggtagtagccgagagtcatctcTAGCACAtagtctgagtgctaactgatggTGCAAGATCTCCCAATATCACAGGAGATCACAGCTAACTTTTTTTCAAGATTGaatcaaaatgtcatttctcaacaggaaaaaaaacactaaatctgttttaaacgTTGCCGTGAAAGGCAGTGGGTCATATGCATTTCTTAAACGAAATAAGTTTGCTGTGGTTTTCTTAAAGTGTTAATTTTTCCATCATCTCAAGataaccaatttttttttcgaaaaaaataaatgattgtttaaaaaaaaaggtggttcTTGTGTTACACCCAGTTTTATCATGTAGCTGCTAGGACACTTAAAAATTATCTATACTAGTAAAGCTTTGAACAGTGATGGATGTTCACTAAAAAAAGAGGCAGATAATCCACTGTGGTGAGCCCTAAAGagagcagctgacagaagaAGATATTGAGGTGGACTTACTATAGTTGAAGAGGAGAGTTGTTGGGAAGCAGTAGTGTTTGGATTCCTTCAGTCTGACACCATTCATCACTGAGTTTATCAACTATTCCATGAAGAGTCTGGATCTCAGAACCACAGTTGCCAGTGCATGTCCATGATAAGTATCTGCATGATGTGAACTGCATTTTATAGCGAAGCATCACCTGCAGATTTAAAGTTAAGGAAtgttaaacataataaaaatttaaaacttagataaatgagttttaaaaacatcaactgaCTGAGACTGATCCGTCTGCATAAGTTTCCAGTGGGTAGTAGGTCATCACAGTGCCACTAAAATAATAAGCTTGAGAACCACagaccatcagcagcagcagcacagagagCAACATGATGAATGAGTCAATGTCTCTGCACTGACACTGAAATATTAAAGACAAGAGCACTGAATTTATACTTTATTAGAACACCCTGTATGTATGACCTCACTTTTTACTTAGCTACTGTTCCACACATGCAATATTTCCATataggcaaaaaaacaacaacctgaaaGTACCTAATATGAGGAAATGTGTTATGGCTGAAAGATGAAAATGAGCTACTGGAACAGGAAACTCGTGCATGAGGGCAGAGAACTTATCACTGTTGGAAAACTACTATATGAGCAAGCCCAGAGAGGAGCTATATGGGAAGGATGTGAGAACTATGGACACTTTGATACCCATCATCCTAAATAACTCAGAAACACCTTCAGACCCAAGATACAAACTGCTCTGATGACCTATCTGCCAGTGCTCAGCAGAGTACTCCCACATCTACCAACCGTCTTGATTTGGTATGACAGTTCCAAAACAATTTGTTTATCAGTCGCACAGTGACCAAGTTGTTTGGAAAATGGCAACAGAGGACGAGAAAAACTCTCTGCTTTCTTTGTTGGGCgggacattaaaaaaaatcctgatatTAGCGGAACATAGTCGAGTGGAAATTTTGCCTAAAGGAATTTTGTCATCACTGCAGAACATCAAGCTTAACAtatcatttaaatacaaaatgtgtTGACAGCCCTGATACTGAAGCTACAGCCGTCCTGTAGGAAAATGAGTCTCTGCTGTTTCCTGATGATCCAACCAGTCCACAGAGTCTTTACTGTTTCCTGATGGTCCAACCAGTCCACAGAGTCTTTACTGTTTCCTGATGCTCCAACCAGTCCACAGAGACCAGATGATGGGGTTCAGAGCTAAAATAAGTCAGTCTActtatgacaaaaacaacaaactctcTGGTGAAATGGACTGTAGCATTATAATAACAATATGTTTAACatatctttattgttttttatcaatATTATAATCCTAACGATCATCTTTATCATTATAAACAGAACTTCATGTCATTCATTTCATTCAAAATCAATATATAAGATGGAATAATGTGCAGGTGTTCCTCATTACTGTCAGCAGATGTTGGCAGGTATGCACTCgttgctgtgacccccaaactggaagagtggctccaacagatcccaggaacaacatcaggtCTCTGGTAGATGTAGGAAGTACAGGGGTTAGActatgaaactgaaacacctgtcatGTTAGTGTGGGAGGTTTCATGGCTAAACTGGACCAGCCTGGTGGCCGATCTTCATTAATTGCACATTGCACCAGTAAGAGCAGAACGTGAAGGTTCAATTAGCAGAGTAAGAGCTCAGTTTGGCTCCAAATATTGCAATGCACACATTATGGGTGACATTCCTGAGTTCAAAAGAGGAGAAACTGTTGGTGCACGTCTTGCTGTTGCATCTGTGACCAAGACAGCAAGTCTTTGTGATGCATCAAGAGCCACAGTATCCAGGGTGATGTCAGCAAACCACCAAGAAGGACGAACCACATCCAACAGGATTAACTGTCTGAAAGGGatgttccaggtgtttcagtttaattGTCTAACCCCTGAAAGTGTTAAGTAatgctaattaaataaaaatatgtagtGTAAAATAAGTAATAAGTGATTATAAATATTCACTCCCAACATTATTGAAAAGTACGAGGTCCTAAAGAGGAAATGAAGGAAATATGGggccaagagcaggccgtcctcacaaactgagtgaccgtgcAGGAAGGAGGACAGTGAgggagaccaccaagacacctgtgactctgaaggagctccaagcttcagcaggtgagatgggatcAACATCTGTTGCCagggttcttcaccagtctgagctttaagGGAGAGTGGCTGAAGAAAACTCATATTAAAGCTTGACTACAGTTTGATAAActctagttgagatttaaaatgcttttctgcttcttttctctaAAGCATAAACACTCTTCCAGTTTAgaggtcacagcaccgagtgctccgatgaccactggcaccaatGACTCCGATTTTTGACTcgcaaaacaaaactcattctGGAGATTTATTCAACATAATtgacttttatttagttttatggttttctaGTTCTTTACAATGTTGCATAAagtttgtttacaataaaatttgatgtcaaaacagaaaaaattaaatatgcagatagttttcattaaaaactaagGTAACCAGCTTTCCCATTGACATggttaaaatgtaatattatcACATGAAATAAATCCTCGCTGTGGCtgcctttaatttttgtttgcaacAATTACAagaataatacatttttaaaaacaattcatatTGGTAAACAAATGTGGGAAAAATCCAGGCAAAGATGATGGAAGACATCTGAATAAATTAACGTAACTCAGGGCAggacaaaaaagtaaacagatagtagatttacattcatttggtttaaaaatagttcaagattaaaataagtaaaacatatatttaaaaatgtcatttattatctgcaattatatgtaaaaaaaaattcttgtaaATGtccttgtgaaaaaaaaaagctgtgttctCACGATTAGCCACTAGGGGGTGCTGTTGTTGAGACTTTCACTGAACCATTGCTCAGAAGGCTTACACTTATGTGTGATGGCAGCCCTCGTTTAATCAATTCATCTTTaatctggaaaagaaaacacaggttGTTGCTGAGATAAAATCAGTACCACATCATAAACATGACTGATTGTATCTGATCATATTTCATAACTGAACTATCATCCCAACCAGTTGAACCAGTTCAAACTGTGATTGTGATTCTTTGAACTAAAAGCGAGGAAGTTACTAACCAGTTTTTCAATGATctccttgtttttctccagTGACATTGTAGTTGAGATCTTTAGattgagaaaataaacaaaccctAGAAGCACAGAGATTTAACATTGTGTCACAATTAGAGGCGTTCAAGTACAGTTCTGTTACTGACAAATACAGCGCTGACTGTAAGACATCAACCTAACTTCGGTCAAACTTACGGGGTGGTGGTGGGTCTGTAAAGAGAAGAGCAGATAAGCAGAAACAGGAtcagtgaaggaaaaaaaaaacacacaacgggatttaaaaaatgtgaaacaagtAAGAACTCCACTTACCTATAAGAACTGCCACACATCGAAGCTCAGACTGATACAGAATACTGGAATAGCTGTGGAAACAAGTCAGAACAGTGGTTTTATTGTTACACTATAGTTTTTCTCCAATGTAGGAAGACAACCATCTGGACAACTCTTCAGTCTTTTGCCGCCGCACCACCCTCGACCTACTTCCTGTCCTTTTACCCCAATGGAATGAGAACTCAGAAAATTTACCCTTTAAGGATGACGCTACAAAAGAACtagagtttaaatatttattctaaaAAGGCAGAGAATGAGTACAAGACCAGCACTGGGACTTCGATCTACAACATCTTATGGATCCTGAAAGCCTTTGGTGCTGTCAGGTTTATTCAAACTGAAAGTATTTATAATTGAGAGGTCTAACAAGGTTGCGTCAGGTCTCCTGGACGGGTTCTTCTTACTTAAACATttcgtcttttatccaaaagacttTTTCTGCCTGAGGAACTGCAAGCAAACGTAGCCTTAAATGCAGCGCCTTTGCATAGTGAATCAACCAGTTGGTTGTGACACCCAAAACTAGTTGTTTACATGCAAAAGAGGACCATCAGCCTAACGACCGATCATTAGGGACCTGATGGCCACTTGCTATTCACAGAGGGCTGAGTGATACTAGCTATAACAGCATTGTAGGAGGGTGACAGGTGGACACGGAGGCCTCTGCCCCTGGTTAATGACGGACGGGTTCTTAGAACCTTCAGAACCTTCAACACCAAGTCCTAAAGATTCTCAAAGGGGTTAAGATCTGAACTCTGTGAGGACCACTTAGTGTTAAATAAATCCTTTCTATCATTTGTAGTATGCTACTATTGAGTTTGGGAAGAAAGTTTGAAAATTAGACAACAAATATTGGTATAGGATGAgatgtttttcctttaaaatagaCTTAATATGTCAACTTACATCTGGGAGCAGGGTGACATCTAACTATGTCTCTAATCACCTGACAAGCCTTCTTATAGTCGCCTCCCCTTCAGCAAAGTTTGTCTTGTGTTCTCGACACCAACCTTCCTTTCTTATTCACCTCGTCTCTTCCCTTCATCCCTTTTATTTAACTCATAACCTTTTAGGTCAACACATCTTCAGCAAAGATACTCCAGGGGGCCATACAGAGCAGGTCTAGTTCACATCAGTCCAGTGATCTGTAGCTTGTCATTGTTTTCATCTTCCATCCCTACCTTCTCTCTACCCACATCCACATCCATCAGGGGGTTCCTAAGCTGGTCAGGATGTTTGCCCAGTGAGACAGAAGCTTTTAATTCAACTCAAAATCTCATCCTCACTTCCTTAACTTTATATAGACCTGTAAACTCACTCTTTGAAAAACTATGCTGCTGTTAATTTCTGTACATTTTCAAAGAATGTTATGTTGATATGGGAAGATACAGACCTGGCCTGGACAACAAAGCAGATGGAGTGGCTTTGTCCACTTTCTTGGTTAGATGGTGTCCATTTCAGGGTGAAGCTTCCTGATCCTGATGTACTCTTGACCACATTGTATGGTCCACTGAACAGCAGCTCAGTGATCCTTTAACAAACAGgaattaaaacagtttgacagCTGATAGGTCCAAAGGTTTCCCTGCCTATTCAAGGTCAAGCTGTTTTCGTTGACCCCATGATCTAAATGGTTAACTTTACAAATTGTCTTAAGCTGCTGCCATcttccatgagaagtcacaaagtctgTTCTCATTTTTGTGGTTGCATGACAAAAATTGCATAGTTTTGTTCTCGTAGAAGCTTTGTCTGCCACTTGTTGACACAAGGCCCCGGCTGAACTTTCTCTCATAGGGGTATTcaccaagtattgtgtgattggttagAAGTTTGTGGACATATTTAGTTGCAGAAAAGCAGTCAGACTGCAATATTGTCATTTGGCTTCAATTACTTACCAGCGGCTGTTGGTTGTAGTGCAAGCAATATGGACAGTTCTGAAGAGCAACTGGACAAATTAgtttgaaaatatgtaaaaatggcttgcacttgtatagtgctttatctagtccaaggaccccaaagcgctttacactacattcagtcattcacccattcattcacccattcattcacccattcacacactggttgtggtaagctacattgtagccacagctgccctggggtggGCTGACAGAAATGAGGCTGCCATGACACCCtcaccaccaccagtaggcaaggcagatgaagtgtcttgcccaaggacacaatggctgagacgGACTGAGCGGGGGTTCAAACAGGCAACTCTTCGGTTACATGACAAACCCCTACCTGCTGAGCCACTATTGCAAGAAAAATGGTATATCTGTACAActgttctaaaaaaagaaagtttttttaaaaggagatggTGCAGTCATTGAAAATGAAAGCTGTGTGCAAAAATGAACGTCTCGCAACCAGGTGACCACgaaccgacttcttgacttTTTATGGAGTATGACAGAGCCTTAACCAGAAGCAGTTCTTCACATCacctttattttaactttaaacttattttaaatgtgttttgttttcactcacGTAGACTGAGTTGCCTCTGCCATGATGGGGATTTCCACCGTCTGATTAACTTTGGCAATGATCTGAGCTCTGTTGTCTGGAGTTGGAGGCAGAAATCTGGGCAGATACAGACCTTCAGTGCAGAACGGTATTGAAGGAACCACTAGATCAACACaagaaagcaataaactgaGCCACATTGAgatgaagaaaatacaaaccTGTTTGTCAACAAAGTGGTCCAACACTTCGACTCAAATGATTCTGCAACAATCTCAGAAGGTAAACCTTTGTGCAGATGCCATGTTCATTTCTTTAGGTGAAACTTTCTGTCCATAATTTACAGAGattatgaaaatgtgtttttttactaGATAAAACTCCAACTAGTAGATGTTGAGACATTTGTGCACCAGTATTGAACAGATGCTGTTTTCAGTCTCTGAACAGCAGATCTAACTTCAGAGCAGATCTTTGTGGCTCTAAACCAAATAAATCCTAACAAAGGACTGTACCTTTCAAAAGAAACTGGACGGGTATCTTGCTGATAGCATCGTTGGTGGTTTTCACCTCCTGTGAACCATTAGTGTGAGTCAGATTGATGGTCTGTTTGGGAAAGTCCTCCATCACCAGCTGGACTGCATATGTTTCAGTGTTATTGGTTGTTGTTGGGGTGAACGACAAAGTACAAGactgcaagaagaaaaacaaataaagaattcaCAAAAGGCCAATCAGATTCCtgtgaaactgaagaaaaagaagaaagcgGTTATAGTTTCAGCTCAGCACTggaacaaaataacaacacaagttcattttctttatttgttttgtttaaacctggaaactgatttttttgAAGCCTGTTTACCTAACTAATTTGAATCCTGAGTTCCAACTGAATTACTGTTgagaaaacaagatgtttttgtaATCCGCCTTCCTGTAAAGCTGAGCTGCTGAGAATATGcttgtaaaaacaagaattacCAAACAATTCAATCCCTAAATCAAATTACAACCATACAGTATATTAAGAAATATTACAATGTTTATATTatattaccattttttttaatatatattgaATATTTATCTTGGATTTTGGgtaaaaatcaacaagaaaaatgtttagtCTGGTTAAACAATAAGTAAAAATGTAGCATAATGTCTTAGCAGTACTGTTTTCTCATTAGCTACACCTACTGATCAGAAGGAGAACTGCAGCACcggaaaaaacagcaacaaactctGAAAGTGTGCTTCAACCTGATCATGTGGATTGAATAATAttccattaaaaacattaacttgtgttttattatttataatgtagaaaatacatttactgcTCACTGCTGAGTTACTGAAGGAGctttaaacacatctgctgcctGGTAATTCTTGCACCAGGCCTCAATTTAGTGAATTGTTCAGTATTTGTGAGTCAGGATTTATGAAAGTgt contains the following coding sequences:
- the LOC108248596 gene encoding uncharacterized protein LOC108248596, with protein sequence MLLPVLLLLLLVSRTQAPHFYGTIMTYYSNETPADGSVSVILRYKLNYVSCGYSQSWVCNGNCGTATQSLSVQDVDQSSDWCQREGIVTRLVPNNSPLQLVLASSSWPTNINKIISWRAVTNVELRKRSDNNKPNTSPQTTILSVMRVPSNCQRNINLLAFDPDGDEVKCRYGNDSLSECNPCTPPSVLSLSSSCTLSFTPTTTNNTETYAVQLVMEDFPKQTINLTHTNGSQEVKTTNDAISKIPVQFLLKVVPSIPFCTEGLYLPRFLPPTPDNRAQIIAKVNQTVEIPIMAEATQSTITELLFSGPYNVVKSTSGSGSFTLKWTPSNQESGQSHSICFVVQASYSSILYQSELRCVAVLIDPPPPRFVYFLNLKISTTMSLEKNKEIIEKLIKDELIKRGLPSHISVSLLSNGSVKVSTTAPPSG